The Synergistales bacterium genome has a window encoding:
- a CDS encoding asparaginase: protein MKRRGKIALIIAGGPFTPPTMEAHEEGEERPPADAVMRLFPSLQDSTIEVVDWGRQPSSHYTIRITMDLIELCRKLIQDGVEGIVVYSGTDMLEEMAYLTDLLWVYPQPLIFTGAFRGWETLDADAAGNLYNALVASLSRNSWGLGALLCFQEELFCASEVTKEYSFKKDGFAAPGPGPVGELVAGELLIHRRPNRPSPMRESVIPARAVEAVYASLGTGDRVLKCLADDEGLEGLVLAGFGSGSVPPSWLPYVRSITKRDVPVALTSRCQRGIVQTQATYEASPRRLLEMGVLNGGNLRPLQCKIRLAVGIGAKMDSTELQRYLLD, encoded by the coding sequence ATGAAACGACGCGGAAAGATCGCCCTGATCATCGCCGGGGGTCCCTTCACCCCTCCTACGATGGAGGCCCACGAGGAGGGCGAGGAACGCCCGCCTGCGGACGCGGTGATGCGGCTCTTCCCTTCACTGCAGGACAGCACCATCGAGGTGGTCGACTGGGGCCGCCAGCCCAGCAGTCACTATACCATACGGATCACCATGGACCTGATCGAACTCTGCCGCAAGCTCATCCAGGACGGCGTGGAGGGCATCGTCGTCTACTCGGGCACGGACATGCTGGAGGAGATGGCCTACCTGACGGACCTGCTCTGGGTCTACCCGCAGCCGCTGATCTTCACCGGGGCCTTCCGCGGGTGGGAGACCCTGGACGCCGATGCGGCGGGGAACCTCTACAACGCCCTGGTCGCGTCGCTCTCCAGAAACAGCTGGGGCCTGGGGGCGCTGCTCTGCTTCCAGGAGGAGCTCTTCTGCGCCTCGGAGGTCACCAAGGAGTACAGCTTCAAGAAAGACGGCTTCGCCGCGCCCGGTCCGGGCCCGGTGGGCGAGCTGGTGGCCGGGGAGCTTCTGATCCACCGCCGGCCCAACCGGCCCTCTCCGATGCGGGAGTCGGTGATCCCCGCCCGGGCCGTGGAGGCGGTCTACGCCTCCCTGGGCACCGGCGACCGGGTGCTCAAGTGCCTGGCCGACGACGAGGGCTTGGAGGGGCTGGTGCTGGCCGGATTCGGCAGCGGCAGCGTGCCCCCCTCCTGGCTGCCCTATGTGCGCAGCATCACCAAGCGGGACGTCCCGGTGGCGCTCACCTCGCGCTGCCAGCGGGGCATCGTGCAGACCCAGGCCACCTACGAGGCCAGCCCCAGGCGGCTGCTGGAGATGGGCGTCCTCAACGGCGGCAACCTCCGGCCGCTGCAGTGCAAGATCCGGCTGGCCGTGGGGATCGGGGCCAAGATGGACAGCACGGAGCTCCAGCGCTACCTGCTGGACTAG
- a CDS encoding sulfite exporter TauE/SafE family protein produces the protein MTVLQIAAVLATGVAAGFINVVAGGGSLLSLPLLVFLGLPVGIANATNRVAIICQNAVAIHHFRKSDVLSMSETLHLTWPAVLGSIVGTGIVVQIDQQLLNLVIAVLISVMALFIVFRPRMWEENIRRSWPRWMVQVVFFFIGVYGGFIQAGVGFFLIWGLVGVVGMDLVHANGAKVVIVAVYTAVSLAIFIVHGMVAWPFGLLLAVGNMTGAALGARFTVLKGNRWIRYILAAVVIVSALRMLANAL, from the coding sequence ATGACCGTGCTCCAGATCGCGGCCGTACTGGCCACAGGGGTGGCCGCAGGCTTTATCAATGTGGTGGCCGGCGGGGGATCGCTGCTCTCCCTGCCGCTTCTGGTCTTTCTGGGCCTGCCGGTGGGGATCGCCAACGCCACCAACCGGGTGGCCATCATCTGCCAGAACGCCGTGGCCATCCACCACTTCAGAAAGTCCGACGTGCTCTCCATGAGCGAGACGCTCCACCTCACCTGGCCGGCGGTGCTGGGCTCCATCGTGGGGACGGGCATCGTGGTCCAGATCGACCAGCAGCTGCTGAACCTGGTGATCGCCGTCCTCATCAGCGTGATGGCCCTCTTCATCGTCTTCCGTCCCAGGATGTGGGAGGAGAACATCCGGCGCTCCTGGCCGCGCTGGATGGTGCAGGTGGTCTTCTTTTTCATCGGGGTCTACGGGGGGTTCATCCAGGCCGGGGTGGGATTCTTCCTGATCTGGGGGCTCGTGGGCGTGGTTGGCATGGATCTGGTCCATGCCAACGGGGCCAAGGTGGTCATCGTGGCCGTCTATACCGCCGTCAGCCTGGCCATCTTCATCGTCCACGGCATGGTGGCCTGGCCCTTCGGTCTGCTGCTGGCGGTGGGCAACATGACCGGCGCCGCCCTGGGGGCGCGGTTCACCGTCCTGAAGGGCAACCGCTGGATCCGCTACATCCTGGCGGCGGTGGTCATCGTCAGCGCCCTGCGGATGCTCGCCAACGCCCTCTAG